In Campylobacter vicugnae, a genomic segment contains:
- the cas10 gene encoding type III-A CRISPR-associated protein Cas10/Csm1 — protein sequence MEFSDIFNTKFLQNPIFANLNNELRNLDINTILSDEMSIVCGDFYGIQSFIFDGLGAKNAAKVIRAKSAFVQIFTQIIAEYIARDGGLILSTNAGKFEILIHKKLEHIKDQIKYIQSQIDEFFIDNFYGLSGMNLVAFSCKEDDFKSPIKYQEMRSNIAKEIEKKKFNKFTLQTRSKVVLNYDNSITNQTLCPICNTRKIAINNHQCYICDAFINLGKVLTDKNTKSISAKKLHINFVGDISIDLDDKIRSYVASKDGVIKSFEELCSNDFNAIGGFKADVDGMGAFIQNSSIKDSYLNFNMFAKNIDLFFSLYIPQIIQNEFKDSYVVFAGGDDLFIIGQWQSTLDLARRIRAEFIDFVKSKELSISLGIALFKPSRPVNYLAHHLEELLKNSKNIDGKNSITLFNSSVKWSEYIEIFDELSTLMGDLGDDDKMAFFYRILDICDMSSRLQSKFSPQDALWRSKLNYSYNRNIKSKDENLLQSLNKNIAKSPKAVKMVVSELIYKRRENG from the coding sequence ATGGAATTTAGCGATATTTTTAATACCAAATTTTTACAAAATCCAATTTTTGCAAATTTAAATAATGAGCTAAGAAATTTGGATATCAATACTATTTTAAGCGATGAGATGAGTATTGTTTGTGGTGATTTTTATGGGATTCAAAGTTTTATATTTGATGGACTTGGGGCTAAAAATGCAGCCAAGGTAATCCGTGCAAAGTCAGCTTTTGTGCAGATTTTTACGCAGATTATTGCTGAGTATATCGCTAGAGATGGCGGTTTGATATTATCAACAAATGCTGGTAAATTTGAGATTTTAATCCATAAGAAGTTAGAGCATATTAAAGATCAAATAAAGTATATACAATCCCAAATAGATGAGTTTTTTATAGATAATTTTTATGGGCTTAGTGGTATGAATTTAGTAGCATTTAGTTGCAAAGAAGATGATTTTAAATCTCCTATAAAATATCAAGAAATGCGAAGCAATATAGCCAAAGAGATTGAAAAAAAGAAATTTAATAAATTTACCCTTCAAACTCGCTCTAAAGTAGTATTAAACTATGATAACTCTATAACCAATCAAACTCTTTGCCCAATATGCAATACTCGAAAAATCGCTATAAATAATCACCAATGCTATATTTGTGATGCATTTATAAATTTAGGTAAAGTATTAACAGATAAAAATACTAAAAGCATAAGCGCAAAAAAACTTCACATAAATTTCGTAGGCGATATCAGTATAGATTTAGATGATAAAATCCGTTCATATGTAGCTAGCAAAGATGGAGTTATTAAAAGCTTTGAAGAGCTTTGTAGTAATGATTTTAACGCTATTGGAGGCTTTAAGGCTGATGTTGATGGAATGGGTGCTTTTATCCAAAATAGTAGCATAAAAGATAGCTATTTAAATTTTAATATGTTTGCTAAAAATATTGATTTATTCTTTTCACTCTATATTCCTCAAATTATTCAAAATGAATTTAAAGATAGCTATGTGGTATTTGCTGGTGGAGATGATCTTTTTATCATTGGACAGTGGCAAAGCACGCTTGATTTAGCCAGACGAATTAGGGCTGAATTTATTGATTTTGTAAAATCAAAAGAGCTTAGCATATCCCTTGGGATTGCACTTTTTAAGCCTAGTAGGCCTGTTAATTATCTAGCTCATCATTTAGAGGAGTTATTAAAAAATTCTAAAAATATAGATGGCAAGAACTCTATAACGCTTTTTAATAGTAGTGTTAAATGGAGTGAATATATAGAAATTTTTGATGAGTTATCAACGCTTATGGGGGATTTAGGCGATGATGATAAGATGGCGTTTTTTTATAGAATTTTAGATATTTGCGATATGAGTAGCAGATTACAAAGCAAATTTAGCCCACAAGATGCGCTATGGCGTTCAAAGCTAAATTATAGTTATAATAGAAATATAAAATCCAAAGATGAAAATTTACTACAAAGTCTAAATAAAAATATTGCTAAATCACCAAAAGCAGTCAAAATGGTAGTATCAGAATTAATATATAAAAGGAGAGAAAATGGATAA
- a CDS encoding TM1812 family CRISPR-associated protein — protein MRCIITILGLSNSANARYICNDTEILNLLPNLKENNSINTFALLNLCKGYDIIPLYTKDSKIANLKALSKANINCDNAFDKARQIDDVGDFAEIFNIINEIIKDYNEVIVDVSHGFRHLPMLVLTQLIITNLQNSRKICAILFAKELEQGKSYEIINLKEYLDLANISYLLSTFDDNYTVANHIQIGTKYKELFSALKGFSDNIMALNIKELFSSFASRLIAELDSNLLANPAIYDYANELKEKISNLQKIYNAKPAYEFYYHLADDLISKNYILLGLILLYEGVQEYIYTTIKLKNPNLISQIEHYYKEKCQRDDSYLIKSFCMNLSKPKGYDRLKKREKSINLSHSEYESLCESYHNIIQIDKINQLYKRLDKLRNNLAHANSGDSIANAKSNIKNHQNSYKQLILKV, from the coding sequence ATGAGATGTATAATCACAATCTTAGGCCTAAGCAATAGCGCAAATGCTAGATATATCTGTAATGATACAGAGATATTAAATCTACTTCCAAATTTAAAAGAAAACAACTCTATAAATACATTTGCATTGCTAAATTTATGTAAAGGCTATGATATTATCCCGCTTTATACAAAAGATTCTAAAATAGCAAATTTAAAAGCCTTATCCAAGGCAAATATAAACTGTGATAATGCATTTGACAAGGCTAGGCAAATTGATGATGTAGGGGATTTTGCTGAGATTTTTAATATCATAAATGAGATTATAAAAGACTATAATGAGGTTATAGTAGATGTATCGCATGGATTTAGGCACTTGCCTATGCTGGTGCTTACTCAATTAATTATCACCAATTTACAAAATAGTCGCAAAATCTGTGCAATTTTATTTGCTAAAGAGTTAGAACAAGGCAAAAGCTATGAGATTATCAATCTTAAAGAGTATCTAGATTTAGCCAATATCTCATATCTACTATCTACATTTGATGATAACTACACAGTAGCAAATCATATCCAAATAGGCACGAAATATAAAGAGCTTTTTAGCGCATTAAAAGGCTTTAGCGATAATATTATGGCGCTTAATATTAAGGAGTTGTTTTCTAGTTTTGCCTCTAGACTTATAGCTGAACTAGACTCAAATTTATTAGCAAATCCAGCTATATATGATTATGCCAATGAGCTAAAGGAGAAAATTTCAAATTTACAAAAGATATATAATGCCAAGCCTGCGTATGAATTTTACTACCATTTAGCCGATGATTTAATAAGCAAAAATTACATTTTATTAGGACTTATCTTGCTTTATGAAGGGGTTCAAGAGTATATATACACCACTATAAAGCTCAAAAATCCAAATTTAATATCCCAAATAGAGCATTACTACAAAGAAAAATGTCAGCGAGATGATTCATATTTGATAAAATCATTTTGTATGAATTTATCAAAACCCAAAGGCTATGATAGGTTAAAAAAAAGAGAAAAATCCATAAATTTAAGCCATAGCGAGTATGAGAGTCTATGTGAGTCATATCACAACATCATACAAATAGATAAGATAAATCAACTATATAAAAGATTAGATAAATTAAGAAACAACCTAGCCCACGCCAACTCAGGCGACTCTATTGCAAATGCTAAATCAAATATTAAAAACCATCAAAATAGCTATAAGCAGCTGATTTTAAAAGTTTAA
- a CDS encoding triose-phosphate isomerase has product MIYAANLKCNHTKKSYADYAKKLSNGLSQNSNSVIVFPPFTALSEDKFNFTQGAQNFYPAQNGSYTGEIGSQMLEEFEITTVMIGHSERRALGEDEPFLKAKFDYAVSKGWDIIYCIGEDDITHMNGSTKEFLSDQLANIDLNYENLVIAYEPIWAIGTGNSAKVEFITEILDFISSKCSAPLLYGGSVNLSNIDQITAIKSCDGVLVGTASWDADKFLEIIKKG; this is encoded by the coding sequence ATGATTTATGCTGCGAATTTAAAATGCAACCACACCAAAAAAAGCTATGCAGATTATGCTAAAAAGCTTAGTAATGGACTTAGTCAAAATAGCAATAGCGTGATTGTATTTCCTCCATTTACTGCTTTGAGTGAAGATAAATTTAACTTCACTCAAGGGGCGCAAAACTTCTATCCAGCACAAAATGGCTCATATACTGGTGAGATTGGTAGTCAAATGCTAGAAGAATTTGAGATTACTACTGTAATGATCGGCCATAGCGAAAGACGCGCTCTAGGTGAAGATGAGCCATTTTTAAAAGCCAAATTTGATTATGCTGTAAGCAAGGGCTGGGATATTATCTACTGTATTGGCGAAGATGATATAACTCATATGAATGGAAGCACCAAAGAATTTCTAAGCGATCAATTAGCAAATATTGATTTAAACTATGAAAATCTAGTAATCGCCTATGAGCCAATCTGGGCGATTGGCACTGGAAATAGTGCTAAAGTTGAGTTTATAACTGAAATTTTGGATTTTATATCTAGCAAATGCTCAGCCCCACTTCTATATGGGGGTAGTGTCAATCTATCCAACATAGATCAAATCACGGCAATAAAATCATGCGATGGAGTTCTTGTCGGTACTGCTAGTTGGGATGCTGATAAATTTTTAGAAATTATCAAAAAGGGTTAA
- the fabI gene encoding enoyl-ACP reductase FabI: protein MILEGKKGLIVGVANKMSIAYGIAQACKAQGAQLAFTFLNDAIKKRVEPIAAELDSSLIYELDVNNQEHLDGLADKIAKDFGEIDFVVHAVAFAPKEALEGEFINTTKEAFDIAMGTSVYSLISLTRAVLPVLKSGGSILTLSYLGGAKFVPHYNVMGIAKAALESSVRYLAHDLGQKDIRVNAISAGPIKTLAASGIGDFKMILHWNECNAPLKRNVTIEDVGKSGMYLLSDLASGVTGEVHYVDAGYNIMGMGDVLSDAFGNTVLAWDAK, encoded by the coding sequence ATGATACTAGAGGGTAAAAAAGGTTTAATAGTCGGTGTAGCAAATAAAATGAGTATAGCCTATGGAATTGCTCAAGCTTGTAAAGCTCAAGGAGCCCAGCTTGCTTTTACATTTTTAAATGATGCAATTAAAAAAAGAGTAGAACCAATCGCAGCTGAACTTGATAGTTCGCTAATTTATGAACTAGATGTAAATAATCAAGAACATCTTGATGGCCTAGCTGATAAAATTGCTAAAGATTTTGGCGAGATTGACTTTGTAGTGCATGCTGTAGCTTTTGCTCCTAAAGAGGCTCTTGAAGGTGAGTTTATCAACACTACAAAAGAGGCATTTGATATTGCTATGGGTACTAGCGTCTACTCTCTTATCTCTCTTACTCGTGCAGTGCTTCCGGTGCTAAAAAGTGGCGGTTCTATCTTGACTCTTAGCTACCTTGGCGGAGCTAAATTTGTCCCACATTATAATGTAATGGGTATAGCAAAAGCAGCTCTTGAGAGTTCTGTACGCTACTTAGCTCATGACCTTGGCCAAAAAGATATCCGTGTCAATGCTATCAGTGCTGGGCCTATCAAAACTCTAGCAGCTAGTGGAATTGGTGATTTTAAGATGATTTTACACTGGAATGAGTGCAACGCTCCACTAAAACGCAATGTAACCATAGAAGATGTAGGTAAAAGCGGTATGTATCTACTAAGCGACCTTGCAAGTGGTGTAACTGGTGAAGTGCATTATGTAGATGCCGGGTATAATATCATGGGTATGGGTGATGTTTTAAGTGATGCTTTTGGCAATACAGTCTTAGCCTGGGATGCTAAATAA
- a CDS encoding RAMP superfamily CRISPR-associated protein: MKKYLIKVQPLTHLHIGSGREFEPINYIIDSYKAKTTDDKTVIRYALYEFDEMDFYANLDESAKDEFLNLASAIDENGLLRIYKFINKHKATAKKSHYHKIAVDKAVYDEYNKRIGKIANKEKGNKNVINNLAISKTYTDPNTHKALIPGSSIKGAISTAYQEFLYNKYKDYDKVKNLMLDPIDSNIFKNLLISDSTQTATKIFKVQNFKRNINKEGLSIRLELLSATKELEFSLIIKDENKLNISDIAQACNDHYLEIFDSIENDAIYSQLDDKFKDIFNNLTIKDNEFLLRIGKHSGARAVTIKGKRKIEIKQGKNKVKIADQETTIWLANGKPLGWVLCSFAEIK, from the coding sequence ATGAAAAAATATCTGATTAAAGTTCAACCACTTACGCATTTGCATATTGGATCTGGAAGGGAATTTGAGCCGATAAACTACATAATAGATAGCTATAAAGCTAAAACTACAGATGATAAAACGGTTATTAGATACGCTCTTTATGAGTTTGATGAGATGGATTTTTATGCAAATTTAGATGAGAGCGCAAAGGATGAGTTTTTAAATCTTGCAAGCGCTATAGATGAAAATGGGCTTTTAAGAATTTATAAATTTATAAATAAACATAAAGCCACAGCCAAAAAATCCCATTATCACAAAATTGCCGTTGATAAAGCTGTATATGATGAGTATAATAAACGAATCGGCAAGATAGCAAATAAAGAAAAAGGTAATAAAAATGTGATAAATAACCTAGCAATATCTAAAACCTACACCGACCCAAATACTCACAAAGCCTTAATTCCAGGTAGTTCTATAAAAGGTGCCATCTCTACAGCTTATCAAGAGTTTTTATATAATAAATATAAAGATTACGATAAAGTTAAAAATTTAATGCTAGACCCGATTGATAGTAATATTTTTAAAAATCTATTAATCTCAGATAGCACTCAAACTGCTACAAAGATATTTAAAGTCCAAAATTTCAAAAGAAATATAAATAAAGAGGGGCTATCTATTAGACTTGAGCTATTAAGCGCTACAAAGGAGCTTGAGTTTAGTCTAATAATTAAAGATGAAAACAAGCTAAATATATCTGATATCGCACAAGCATGCAATGACCATTATTTAGAGATTTTTGACTCTATTGAAAATGATGCGATATATAGCCAACTTGATGATAAATTTAAAGATATATTTAATAATTTAACAATCAAAGATAATGAGTTTTTGCTTCGCATTGGCAAGCATAGTGGCGCTCGTGCTGTCACCATAAAAGGCAAACGCAAAATTGAAATTAAACAAGGTAAAAACAAAGTAAAAATCGCCGATCAAGAGACAACTATTTGGCTTGCAAATGGCAAACCATTAGGCTGGGTATTATGTAGTTTTGCAGAGATTAAATAG
- the cas6 gene encoding CRISPR system precrRNA processing endoribonuclease RAMP protein Cas6 has protein sequence MINSAGLRYSVILVSIPNSKAPFFIGSQIRGALGYALKRVTCINPKFTCDSCFGSKECLYYEFYELKNSYRNYRLDFRLGQAGYEFRLYLFEDACNSVAYMVSALYIMLSQYGLGGCKFSDFNIFVNGHNVLENGAIILPNELVKVAKFDNFSSVVNLKLITPLRIKKLNRFIRDDSLELRDILISIYDKIQKIQHLNSRYDIQTSAQITNKNLRYCELRRHSNRQKVSMNLGGLIGNIRIENLDLQSYQALKLAEILGVGKQCVFGLGKIEVEDIDGI, from the coding sequence ATGATAAATTCAGCTGGGCTGAGATATAGCGTTATTTTAGTATCAATTCCTAATAGCAAGGCGCCATTTTTTATAGGTTCGCAGATTAGAGGTGCATTAGGATATGCGCTAAAAAGAGTTACATGCATAAATCCTAAATTTACTTGTGATAGCTGTTTTGGATCTAAAGAGTGCTTGTATTATGAGTTTTATGAGTTAAAAAATAGTTATCGTAATTATAGGCTAGATTTTAGGCTAGGGCAGGCTGGGTATGAGTTTAGATTGTATCTATTTGAAGATGCATGTAATAGCGTAGCATATATGGTATCAGCTCTATATATTATGCTTAGCCAATATGGTCTTGGAGGGTGTAAATTTAGCGATTTTAATATCTTCGTTAATGGGCATAATGTACTAGAAAATGGAGCTATAATCTTGCCTAATGAGCTAGTAAAAGTGGCTAAATTTGATAATTTTAGCAGCGTGGTTAATCTTAAACTCATCACACCATTACGCATTAAAAAATTAAATCGTTTTATAAGAGATGATAGTTTAGAACTACGAGATATTTTAATCTCTATTTATGATAAAATCCAAAAAATTCAACATCTAAATAGCAGATATGATATACAAACTTCAGCACAAATTACTAATAAAAATCTACGATATTGCGAGTTAAGAAGACATAGCAATAGGCAAAAAGTTAGTATGAATTTAGGCGGATTAATTGGCAATATAAGGATAGAAAATCTAGATTTGCAAAGCTATCAAGCATTAAAACTAGCAGAGATTTTAGGCGTAGGAAAGCAGTGTGTTTTTGGTTTAGGTAAGATTGAAGTGGAGGATATAGATGGAATTTAG
- the csx20 gene encoding CRISPR-associated protein Csx20, with protein sequence MARLFLLISHTLSPEQINDARISLGVSKIIKFDKELMAKWMNIPPKISDLSEYLAEFREALLSCKAGDFILIQGEFGATYHMVNYAKSIGLKPIYATTAKDSKELIQDGMTKKISIFKHIRFREY encoded by the coding sequence TTGGCTAGGCTATTTTTATTAATTTCACATACATTATCACCTGAGCAGATTAATGATGCTAGAATTAGCCTTGGGGTTAGTAAGATTATCAAATTTGACAAAGAGCTAATGGCTAAATGGATGAATATTCCGCCCAAGATTAGTGATTTGAGCGAGTATTTAGCTGAGTTTAGAGAAGCTTTATTGTCATGTAAAGCTGGGGATTTTATCTTAATACAAGGGGAATTTGGCGCTACATATCATATGGTAAATTATGCCAAAAGTATAGGATTAAAGCCAATATACGCTACTACTGCTAAGGATTCTAAAGAGCTAATTCAAGATGGAATGACTAAAAAAATTTCCATATTTAAACATATTAGATTTAGGGAGTATTGA
- the csm2 gene encoding type III-A CRISPR-associated protein Csm2, whose amino-acid sequence MDKIVLDYIKEPNLFDSVAKKTAESLKMSSTQMRRFYDYLIDLLVKADEKDFSEILPFIKMLNSKVAYAYARKHATIDFKNMIETCVAQVDSKEKLMIFKLFFEAVLGFAKR is encoded by the coding sequence ATGGATAAAATCGTGCTTGATTATATAAAAGAGCCAAATTTATTTGATAGTGTTGCAAAGAAAACGGCTGAGTCTTTAAAAATGAGCTCTACTCAGATGAGAAGGTTTTATGATTATTTAATTGATCTATTAGTAAAAGCTGATGAGAAAGATTTTAGCGAGATTTTGCCATTTATAAAAATGTTAAATTCAAAAGTAGCTTATGCATACGCTAGAAAGCATGCAACTATCGATTTTAAAAATATGATAGAAACTTGCGTTGCACAGGTAGATAGCAAAGAAAAGCTTATGATTTTTAAGTTATTTTTTGAAGCAGTTTTAGGTTTTGCTAAACGATAG
- the csm4 gene encoding type III-A CRISPR-associated RAMP protein Csm4, producing MAELSLAIRQIGAKMNLYQCQIKPIAPFATKLKGDTIFGQICWAIAYKYGKDELENLLNNYENRPFLIVSDGFAPGFLPKPKAPSYILGEDMLTKKQNRDKIWLDITSLQSAKFSHAKSNDEANYKIVANATIKNSINYLSNTTGDGFSPYALMEFNIPITQIYFLLDINQFSAKKLAQTLEFVSQMGYGKKSSIGKGRFEIIQELSPVLEPFITNSSSFMTLSPCVIGGDYDECYYEPFTRFGKHGAQLAVKNPFKNPILMADTAALITPKISELNSIKSKGYIGKAVANISSSQPNAYSQGYAIIISVAKEIG from the coding sequence ATGGCAGAGTTGAGTTTAGCAATAAGACAAATTGGTGCTAAGATGAATCTATATCAGTGTCAAATAAAGCCAATTGCCCCATTTGCTACTAAACTCAAAGGCGATACAATCTTTGGTCAAATTTGCTGGGCAATTGCATACAAATATGGCAAAGATGAGCTAGAAAATTTGCTAAATAACTATGAAAATAGGCCATTTTTGATAGTATCAGATGGATTTGCGCCTGGTTTTTTACCAAAGCCAAAAGCTCCAAGCTATATTTTAGGCGAAGATATGCTAACTAAAAAGCAAAATAGAGATAAAATCTGGCTAGATATTACATCTTTACAAAGTGCTAAGTTTAGCCATGCTAAAAGCAACGATGAAGCAAACTATAAAATAGTCGCTAACGCTACAATAAAAAACTCTATCAACTATCTATCTAACACTACTGGCGATGGATTTAGCCCGTATGCATTAATGGAATTTAATATACCTATTACGCAGATCTATTTTTTGCTTGATATTAATCAATTTAGCGCTAAAAAGCTAGCTCAAACATTAGAGTTTGTCTCACAAATGGGTTATGGTAAAAAATCTAGCATAGGCAAAGGTAGATTTGAAATAATCCAAGAGTTATCTCCAGTCTTAGAGCCATTTATTACAAATTCAAGTAGCTTTATGACTCTTAGTCCGTGCGTTATAGGAGGAGATTATGATGAGTGCTACTATGAGCCATTTACTAGATTTGGCAAACATGGTGCTCAATTAGCAGTCAAAAATCCATTTAAAAATCCAATTTTAATGGCTGATACTGCTGCACTTATAACTCCAAAAATTAGTGAGTTAAATAGCATAAAATCCAAAGGCTACATCGGCAAAGCAGTAGCTAATATCTCATCAAGTCAGCCAAATGCCTACTCTCAAGGATACGCCATAATAATATCAGTAGCCAAGGAGATAGGATGA
- the csm3 gene encoding type III-A CRISPR-associated RAMP protein Csm3 — MKIVSLKGQISLITGLHIGGGDDVMKIGGIDNQVIKDTLTNKPYIPGSSIKGKLRSLLEWDSKVAGYNNGNPFGSNCLNLIPQNDMEKAQNLIKLFGDSASESKFGFTRISIGDCFVSSECCELTLSEAKYENVIDRISGKAQHPRQIERVPAGIKFDYDIRIKILDGDDESALKGLVTRGLELIERDYLGGSGSRGYGRVEFSNKTNWC, encoded by the coding sequence ATGAAAATAGTATCACTAAAAGGTCAAATAAGTCTAATAACAGGTCTGCATATAGGTGGTGGCGATGATGTTATGAAGATTGGCGGTATAGATAATCAAGTAATAAAAGACACACTAACAAATAAACCATATATCCCTGGTAGTTCTATTAAGGGTAAATTAAGAAGTTTATTAGAGTGGGATAGTAAAGTAGCTGGGTATAATAATGGAAATCCATTTGGTTCAAATTGCTTAAATTTAATTCCACAAAATGATATGGAAAAAGCACAAAATTTAATTAAACTATTTGGCGATAGTGCTAGTGAGTCTAAATTTGGCTTTACTAGAATTAGCATTGGAGATTGCTTTGTAAGTAGCGAATGTTGTGAGCTAACATTAAGTGAAGCTAAATATGAAAATGTAATCGATAGAATTAGTGGAAAAGCTCAACATCCACGCCAAATTGAGCGTGTTCCAGCTGGTATTAAATTTGATTATGATATTAGAATCAAGATTTTAGATGGCGATGATGAGAGTGCTTTAAAGGGATTAGTAACTCGTGGATTGGAGCTAATTGAAAGAGATTATCTAGGTGGTAGCGGCTCAAGAGGTTATGGCAGAGTTGAGTTTAGCAATAAGACAAATTGGTGCTAA
- a CDS encoding phosphoglycerate kinase → MSEIISVKDINFTPGAKVFIRCDFNTPMDEFRNITDDRRIRSAIPTIRYVLDQGCSVILASHLGRPKDGYEEKYSLLPVAKRLGRLMDREIKFAHDVVGHDAKEKVEKLRAGEILMLENLRFEKGETKDDKNLAKALSELADYYVNDAFGVCHRAHSSVHAITQCYDNEHKAAGFLLIKEIEFGQNLIRHPSRPFVAVTGGSKVSGKLQALTNLLPRIDKLIIGGGMAFTFLKALGENIGNSLLEEELVEEAANILKKGRELGVKIYLPVDVVAAQTFSNDSPIKYVPVQEIPNGWMGLDIGPASVKLFKEAIADAQTIWWNGPMGVFEMDKFSKGSIKMSHAIGESFATTVVGGGDTADVVERAGDTDEMTFISTGGGASLELIEGKELPGVRVLLREDSL, encoded by the coding sequence ATGAGCGAAATAATTTCAGTCAAAGATATAAATTTTACACCAGGTGCGAAGGTCTTTATAAGATGTGATTTTAATACTCCTATGGATGAGTTTCGCAATATTACAGATGATAGACGCATACGCTCTGCAATACCTACAATTAGATATGTTTTAGATCAAGGTTGTTCTGTAATTTTAGCTAGTCATCTAGGCCGCCCAAAAGATGGCTATGAAGAGAAATACTCTTTACTACCAGTTGCTAAAAGACTTGGCAGATTAATGGATAGAGAGATTAAATTTGCTCACGATGTAGTCGGCCACGATGCTAAAGAGAAAGTAGAAAAATTAAGAGCTGGCGAAATTTTAATGCTTGAAAATTTGCGTTTTGAAAAAGGCGAAACCAAAGATGATAAAAATCTAGCTAAAGCTCTTAGCGAGTTAGCTGATTACTATGTAAATGATGCTTTTGGTGTATGCCATAGAGCTCACTCTAGCGTGCATGCTATAACTCAATGCTATGATAATGAGCATAAAGCAGCTGGATTTTTGCTAATTAAAGAGATTGAATTTGGTCAAAATCTAATCCGCCATCCTAGTCGTCCTTTTGTCGCAGTTACTGGCGGATCAAAAGTTAGTGGAAAACTTCAAGCCTTAACCAACCTACTTCCACGCATAGATAAGCTTATTATCGGCGGTGGAATGGCATTTACATTTTTAAAAGCTCTTGGTGAAAATATCGGAAACTCACTTTTAGAAGAAGAGCTAGTAGAAGAAGCTGCAAATATCCTTAAAAAAGGCCGTGAATTAGGCGTAAAAATCTACCTGCCAGTAGATGTTGTAGCTGCTCAAACCTTTAGTAATGATAGCCCTATAAAATATGTCCCAGTCCAAGAGATACCAAATGGCTGGATGGGATTAGATATCGGCCCAGCAAGTGTCAAGCTATTTAAAGAGGCTATTGCAGATGCTCAAACTATTTGGTGGAATGGCCCAATGGGTGTATTTGAGATGGATAAATTTAGCAAAGGTAGCATTAAAATGAGCCACGCAATAGGCGAAAGCTTTGCTACTACAGTTGTCGGTGGTGGCGATACTGCAGATGTTGTTGAGCGTGCTGGTGATACTGATGAGATGACATTTATCTCTACTGGTGGTGGTGCTAGCTTAGAGCTAATCGAAGGCAAAGAGCTACCAGGCGTTAGAGTACTTTTAAGAGAAGATAGTCTATGA